DNA sequence from the Lysinibacillus sp. OF-1 genome:
AGGACGTCGTTTCAAAGTTTACCGTGGTATGGGTTCTATCGGAGCAATGGAAAAAGGTTCTAAAGATCGTTACTTCCAAGAGGATGCGAAAAAATTAGTACCTGAGGGTATTGAGGGTCGCCTTCCATATAAGGGACCATTAGCTGATACAATTTACCAACTGATTGGTGGTATTCGCGCTGGTATGGGTTATTGTGGAGCACCACATCTTGAGCACCTACGAGATAATGCACAATTTGTTAGAATGACAGGTGCTGGTCTACGTGAATCACATCCACATGATGTACAGATTACAAAAGAATCACCAAACTATTCCATGTAATAAATTACTTGCAACTTTTATGCTTTCGCATCGTCTACAAAGATGGCGCGAGAGCATTTTTTTATGGTAGAGAGTCAACACGGTTGTTGTTATCTATGATAAAATGTCGAGGACAAGATTATTTTTTTGGAGGGCTTTAAAGGTGAAAAAGAAAATGAACACCGTATTACGTTTACTCCTAATCCCTGTTTTATTATTTAGTATTTTTGCGGGTATTCCTGCAAAGGCAAATGCGGAAACAGATTTGGGATTAACAGTGGATGCTGCGATTTTAATTGACGCAGATTCAGGGAAAATTTTATATGAACAAAACGCAGATACTTCACTAGGTATTGCAAGTATGACGAAAATGATGACTGAATACCTGTTACTGGACGCGATTGATGCAGGGACAGTTAAGTGGGAACAGGAATATCAAGTAACAGATTATACGTATCGTATGTCTCAAAATCGTGCATTAAGTAATGTACCTTTACGTAGAGATGGCTCTTACACGATCCGTGAGTTATACGAAGCCATGGCCATTTATTCGGCAAATGCGGCAACCGTAGCTATTGCCGAAACGATTGCGGGTTCTGAGACTGAATTTTTAAAGTTAATGAATAAAAAAGCAGAGGAACTTGGCTTAGAGGGCTATAAATTTGTCAATTCTACGGGTCTTAATAACGCTGATTTATTTGGTATGCATCCATCAGGTACAGGTCCAGAAGACGAAAATGTAATGCCTGCTAAATCTGTAGCTAAATTGGCGTATCATCTATTAAAAGACCACCCGAAGGTTTTAGAAACATCTCAAATTACAAAGAAAACGTTCCGTGAAGGCACAGATGATGCCATTGAAATGTCTAACTGGAACTTTATGTTACCTGGATTAGTGTATGAATATCAAGGGGTAGATGGATTAAAAACAGGTACAACAAACTTTGCAGGTCACTGCTTCACAGGTACTGCAGAGCGCAATGGTACTCGTTTGATTGCGGTGGTTATGAAAGCTGTTGATGCAAATGGACAAGGATCATATGCAGCTCGCTTTGATGCCACAGCAAAATTATTTAATTATGGTTTTTCACAATTCTCTAAACAAGAAATTTTACCAGCGAACTATACATTCAAAGATCAAAAAACGGTAAAAGTGACAAAAGGTAAAGAAGACAAAGTAGCGATTGCAGTAAAAGAACCAATTTCATTTATGATTAAGTCTTCTGATAAAGATTTATATAAACCTACATTGGTTTTAGATAAAAAGAGTTTAGAGGCAGATGTTAAGAAAGACACTGTTGTAGGAAAGGTCGTTATTGAGCGCACAGAAGGCACTGATTACGGCTTTATCGATGGCAAGGATATTTCATCTGATGTTGTCACAACAGAGGCTGTAGAGCGTGCTAGCGGTATTTCATTGTTCTTCCAAGGTATAGGTAACTTCTTCGGCAATTTATGGGGAGGCATTACAGACTTTGTTGGGGGACTATTTTAATCTATAGTTAATAAGCACATGAATGTTATAAAGCATTCATGTGCTTTTTCACATTTTAGCATAGTCCTGCATAAGCTAATAGGCGAAAGGATGTGGCTAAATGTGTGGAATTACAGGATGGGCTAGTTTTCAAAGGGATTTAAGAACAAGTGACACAATTTTAAAATCGATGACACAAACATTAAATAAAAGAGGGCCGGATGATGAAAATATTTGGTGTAGTGAGCATATTGCATTTGGCCATCGACGATTGGCAGTTATCGATCTAATTGGCGGCAAACAGCCAATGAAAAAAATACATGATGGCGTAAACTATGTCATTACATACAATGGCGAACTTTATAATACGGAAGAGTTACGTAAAGAACTTTTAAAAAGAGGCCACAGCTTTACAACACATTCAGATACGGAAGTGTTATTAACTGCCTATATTGAATGGAAAGAAAAATGTGTAGATTTTTTAAATGGCATTTTTGCCTTCGGTGTTTGGGATGAGCAAACACAATCACTATTTTTATGCCGAGATCGATTAGGTGTGAAACCTTTGTATTATACAGAGCAACAAGGCGGTGTGCTTTTTGCATCTGAAGTGAAGGCCTTGTTGGCACATCCCATGGTTCAAGCAAGTGTAAATGTGGAAGGATTGGCAAGTATGATGGCTGTAGGGCCCTCTAGAGCACCAGGCAAGACACTTTTTCAAAATATCGAGGAATTAAGACCGGGATATGCTATGCGGTTTTCCAGAGAAGGCTTGAAAAAGTGGCCATATTGGCAGCTACAAAGCCAAAGGCATGAAGAAACATTAGAGGAAACTACTGAGCATGTTCGTTTTTTATTGACGGATGCGATTGAACGTCAGCTTATTTCAGATGTACCTATTTGTACATTTCTTTCAGGTGGACTTGATTCCAGTATCATTACCGGTATTGCAGCAAATAGATTTCAACAACAAAATCATAAATTGCATACATTTTCTATCGATTACGAAGATAATGAACGTTTCTTTAATCCACATGCTTTCCAAACATCAACGGATACGTATTGGATTCAAAAAATGACGGATACTTTCCAGACAACACATCATGCAGAGGAAATCACGCAACAGCAGTTAATTGATTTATTAGTAGAGTCAGTGATCGTCCGGGATTCTCCTGGAATGGCAGATGTCGACTCATCGTTATTATGGTTTTGTCGAGAAATAAAAAAAGATTTTACTGTAGCATTATCAGGAGAGTGTGCAGATGAAATTTTTGGTGGATACCCATGGTTTCAAGAAAAAACTTCAGGTTTTCCTTGGATTCGTTCATTGTCTGAAAGAGGTGGATTACTTCAAGAGAAGTGGGATAAAAAATTAAAAATTGAGTCCTATGCACATCAACTCTACACACAAACAATGGCTGAAGTACCGTTGTTAGATGGAGAAAGTCCGGCAGAAGCAAGACATCGAGAAATGTTTTATTTAAATATGCTCTGGTTCATGCAAACATTGTTAGAAAGAAAAGATCGTATGAGCATGGGGGCAAGTTTAGAGGTGCGTGTTCCTTTTGCAGATCATAGGCTTGTGGAATATGCTTGGAATATTCCGTGGGAAATGAAGAATTTGGATGGAATAGAAAAAGGATTACTTCGAAAATCGATGGCACACTTATTACCTGATGAAGTGTTGTATCGTAAAAAGAATCCTTATCCTAAAACGTACCACCCTGTTTATACAGCAGGTGTTCAAAAATGGTTGAGAGAAATCCTTCACGATAAAAATTCAATTTTACATGAACTATTTGAACGACAAAAGCTTGCAGAGTTAATTGAATCGGGAGGTAGCTCTTTTAAAATTCCATGGTATGGGCAATTAATGGCAGGGCCTCAGCTTTTAGCATATTTAGGGCAAATTCATACATGGTTTGAACACTATCAGATTCAATTGATTGAAACGTAAAAGAAAATGACCTATCTACTAACTAGTAGACGGGTCATTTTTTTCTATTTCCCAACAATCCATCAGCTGTTCAATGGATTGTTCAATTGTTTGAACAGGTATTCCACCAAAGCCAAGTAAAAATTGAGCATGTGAAGATTCATAATGGTCTAGTCTATAAGCAGATAACGGATAAATACCAATCTCCGCTTGAGAAGCAAGTTGCTGTAATTGTTTTTCTGATAAAATGTGCTGTACTTCTAATAAAATATGCATTCCAGCTTGTTCACCAGTTATTTTAATCGCTGAAGAATATTTTTCTAAAAAGGAGGTTAGCTTATCATGTTTTTT
Encoded proteins:
- a CDS encoding D-alanyl-D-alanine carboxypeptidase family protein, which gives rise to MKKKMNTVLRLLLIPVLLFSIFAGIPAKANAETDLGLTVDAAILIDADSGKILYEQNADTSLGIASMTKMMTEYLLLDAIDAGTVKWEQEYQVTDYTYRMSQNRALSNVPLRRDGSYTIRELYEAMAIYSANAATVAIAETIAGSETEFLKLMNKKAEELGLEGYKFVNSTGLNNADLFGMHPSGTGPEDENVMPAKSVAKLAYHLLKDHPKVLETSQITKKTFREGTDDAIEMSNWNFMLPGLVYEYQGVDGLKTGTTNFAGHCFTGTAERNGTRLIAVVMKAVDANGQGSYAARFDATAKLFNYGFSQFSKQEILPANYTFKDQKTVKVTKGKEDKVAIAVKEPISFMIKSSDKDLYKPTLVLDKKSLEADVKKDTVVGKVVIERTEGTDYGFIDGKDISSDVVTTEAVERASGISLFFQGIGNFFGNLWGGITDFVGGLF
- the asnB gene encoding asparagine synthase (glutamine-hydrolyzing) — translated: MCGITGWASFQRDLRTSDTILKSMTQTLNKRGPDDENIWCSEHIAFGHRRLAVIDLIGGKQPMKKIHDGVNYVITYNGELYNTEELRKELLKRGHSFTTHSDTEVLLTAYIEWKEKCVDFLNGIFAFGVWDEQTQSLFLCRDRLGVKPLYYTEQQGGVLFASEVKALLAHPMVQASVNVEGLASMMAVGPSRAPGKTLFQNIEELRPGYAMRFSREGLKKWPYWQLQSQRHEETLEETTEHVRFLLTDAIERQLISDVPICTFLSGGLDSSIITGIAANRFQQQNHKLHTFSIDYEDNERFFNPHAFQTSTDTYWIQKMTDTFQTTHHAEEITQQQLIDLLVESVIVRDSPGMADVDSSLLWFCREIKKDFTVALSGECADEIFGGYPWFQEKTSGFPWIRSLSERGGLLQEKWDKKLKIESYAHQLYTQTMAEVPLLDGESPAEARHREMFYLNMLWFMQTLLERKDRMSMGASLEVRVPFADHRLVEYAWNIPWEMKNLDGIEKGLLRKSMAHLLPDEVLYRKKNPYPKTYHPVYTAGVQKWLREILHDKNSILHELFERQKLAELIESGGSSFKIPWYGQLMAGPQLLAYLGQIHTWFEHYQIQLIET